One Candidatus Nitrososphaera evergladensis SR1 genomic window carries:
- a CDS encoding N-6 DNA methylase, protein MDRFVDGNSVSYVPPGKLQSYLTQELIKETPEEHVRQRVIRSLVEEYGYDLSQIRVNFKLAVGGKRLPVDIAVFHDGKPPLQENIYIIVETKRPEIKSTDKESGIDQLGSYVSSAMNCEFALWTNGLEKLCFQKIESKTKGQKYEPKPVIDIPIHGKTIEEYEKPDFTQLRPATELKSVFKRINDYIYGRQGMREDQAFHELLKLIFCKVYDERSDEIHFYVTNKEIGSDMGAMSVKKRIDELFDSVRKQYQYIFKNDPKILLNPRVLAYVVGQLQNYYLLRTDADVKGDAYEELVGKNLRGSLGEYFTPRNICRLAVRILLAMHTKQQIQDAKIIDPACGTGGFLISVIDTMRQYYYDREIAKDPSHERAMQIVDDEIRMYCARCLYGIDFNEVLVQAAQMNEVIHGNGSSNLFSVDSLKAPGEWPIDVAEKVKLGSFDMLMTNPPFGENIIIDDRHLLSQYDLAHVWKENDDGILERTDDIKSRMPPQLLFIERSVQLLKPNGKLAIVLPDSVLSNPGLKYVRHWILTHTKVIASIDLAKEAFEPSTGTKTSLLILERKNETEMALEKKGGKLPDYDVFMAIAGKVGKNSRGDSIFKRTPEGEMIEIEKETYIVKIVDRSKVREKLVTKEPILDDDLPHIGDEFVEWWNRKGRK, encoded by the coding sequence ATGGACAGATTTGTAGACGGCAATTCAGTGAGTTACGTCCCTCCTGGGAAACTACAATCATATCTTACTCAAGAGTTGATAAAGGAGACTCCTGAAGAGCATGTCAGGCAAAGAGTCATACGAAGCTTGGTCGAGGAGTATGGCTACGACCTGTCGCAGATAAGGGTTAACTTTAAACTGGCGGTAGGTGGAAAGCGCCTTCCCGTCGATATAGCAGTTTTTCACGACGGAAAACCACCACTACAAGAAAACATCTACATCATAGTTGAAACAAAACGGCCAGAGATCAAGAGTACTGATAAAGAGAGTGGCATAGACCAACTGGGAAGTTATGTTTCCAGTGCAATGAATTGCGAATTTGCCCTGTGGACAAACGGTCTTGAAAAGCTATGCTTTCAGAAGATAGAATCAAAGACAAAGGGACAGAAGTATGAGCCCAAGCCTGTCATTGACATACCCATTCATGGGAAGACAATCGAAGAGTATGAAAAACCTGATTTTACCCAGCTTCGTCCAGCTACAGAGCTAAAGTCTGTTTTCAAACGTATTAATGATTACATATATGGCCGACAAGGAATGAGAGAAGACCAAGCATTTCACGAACTGCTCAAGCTAATATTCTGCAAAGTCTATGATGAGAGGTCGGACGAAATCCACTTCTATGTAACGAACAAAGAAATTGGCTCAGACATGGGGGCGATGAGTGTAAAAAAACGCATAGACGAATTATTCGACTCGGTTAGAAAACAGTATCAATACATATTCAAAAATGACCCAAAGATTCTACTAAATCCGAGAGTCCTTGCTTATGTTGTAGGTCAATTACAGAATTATTATCTGCTCCGAACCGACGCTGATGTAAAAGGCGATGCATACGAAGAACTTGTCGGTAAGAATTTGCGCGGCAGTCTTGGAGAATATTTCACTCCAAGGAACATTTGCCGATTGGCAGTAAGAATACTCCTTGCGATGCATACGAAGCAACAGATTCAAGATGCAAAGATAATAGACCCTGCCTGCGGGACAGGTGGATTCCTGATATCTGTCATAGACACAATGAGGCAGTATTATTATGATAGAGAGATTGCCAAGGACCCTTCGCATGAGAGGGCAATGCAAATCGTAGATGATGAAATTAGAATGTATTGTGCTAGGTGTCTATATGGAATTGACTTTAATGAAGTTCTGGTTCAAGCAGCGCAGATGAATGAGGTCATCCATGGTAATGGCTCTAGCAATCTTTTCTCGGTGGACTCCCTGAAAGCTCCTGGTGAATGGCCAATTGATGTTGCGGAAAAAGTCAAGCTTGGCTCCTTTGATATGTTAATGACAAATCCACCATTCGGAGAGAATATTATCATTGATGACCGACATCTCCTATCGCAGTATGATCTGGCACACGTCTGGAAAGAAAATGATGATGGAATACTCGAAAGGACTGATGACATTAAATCACGAATGCCTCCACAACTCTTGTTCATCGAAAGATCTGTTCAACTGTTAAAACCGAATGGCAAACTGGCAATCGTTCTGCCCGACTCTGTCCTCAGTAATCCAGGGCTAAAGTACGTTCGCCATTGGATTCTTACGCATACCAAAGTTATAGCCAGCATTGACCTGGCAAAAGAAGCGTTTGAACCTTCAACCGGGACGAAAACCAGCCTTCTGATACTTGAACGAAAGAACGAGACAGAGATGGCCCTAGAGAAGAAAGGTGGGAAGCTTCCTGACTATGACGTATTCATGGCCATAGCTGGCAAAGTGGGAAAAAACAGTAGAGGCGACAGCATCTTCAAGAGGACTCCCGAGGGCGAAATGATAGAAATTGAGAAGGAGACATACATAGTAAAAATTGTTGACAGGAGCAAAGTAAGAGAAAAGCTAGTCACGAAGGAACCCATCTTGGATGATGATTTACCACATATTGGCGATGAATTTGTGGAATGGTGGAATAGGAAAGGCAGGAAATAA